One genomic segment of Entelurus aequoreus isolate RoL-2023_Sb linkage group LG25, RoL_Eaeq_v1.1, whole genome shotgun sequence includes these proteins:
- the wipi2 gene encoding WD repeat domain phosphoinositide-interacting protein 2 isoform X2 encodes MNLASQSGDAGGSQLLFANFNQDNTSLAVGTKSGYKFFSLSSVDKLEQIYECNTEDVCIVERLFSSSLVAIVSLKAPRKLKVCHFKKGTEICNYSYSNTILAVKLNRQRLIVCLEESLYIHNIRDMKVLHTIRETPPNPSGLCALSISNDNCYLAYPGSAMIGEVQVFDTVNLRAANMIPAHDSPLAALAFDASGTKLATASEKGTVIRVFSIPEGQKLFEFRRGVKRCVSICSLAFSMEGLYLSASSNTETVHIFKLETQKEKYVPAEEPTTWGGYLGKVLMASTTYLPSQVTEMFTQGRAFATVRLPFCGHKNICALAMIQKIPRLLVAAADGYLYLYNLDPQEGGECTLMKQHRLDGSAEPPNEILEQGSHDRPLVAQTYSAAVTKGYCEEQGAVGGAGLEEDLSNLRLEEENEQPPLILETD; translated from the exons ATGAACTTGGCCAGTCAGAGCGGGGATGCTGGCGGTAGCCAGCTCCTCTTCGCCAATTTCAACCAGGACAATAC GTCCTTAGCTGTTGGCACAAAATCAGGATACAAGTTTTTCTCTCTGTCGTCTGTGGACAAATTGGAGCAGATATACGAATGTA ACACGGAGGATGTGTGTATTGTGGAGCGTCTGTTCTCCAGCAGTCTGGTGGCCATCGTCAGCCTGAAGGCTCCGAGGAAGCTCAAAGTATGTCACTTCAAGAAGGGAACCGAAATCTGCAACTACTCTTACTCCAACACGATACTGGCTGTTAAACTCAACAGACAG AGGCTGATAGTTTGTCTGGAGGAGTCACTTTACATTCACAATATTCGAGACATGAAAGTGCTGCATACAATCCGAGAGACTCCACCCAATCCTTCAG GGTTGTGTGCCCTGTCCATTAGCAATGACAACTGCTACCTGGCATATCCTGGCAGTGCCATGATTGGAGAAGTCCAAGTGTTTGATACAGTCAACCTG CGAGCCGCGAACATGATTCCAGCCCACGACAGCCCATTAGCAGCTCTTGCTTTTGATGCCAGTGGAACTAAACTAGCCACAGCTTCAGAGAAG GGCACAGTCATCCGCGTTTTCTCCATCCCAGAAGGACAGAAGCTCTTTGAGTTTCGACGAGGAGTGAAGAG GTGTGTGAGCATTTGCTCCCTGGCCTTCAGCATGGAGGGCTTGTATCTGTCAGCCTCCAGTAACACAGAAACAGTTCACATCTTTAAACTTGAAACACAGAAGGAGAAGTATGT GCCAGCAGAGGAGCCCACCACATGGGGAGGGTATCTGGGCAAAGTGCTGATGGCGTCCACCACATACCTGCCCTCCCAGGTTACAGAGATGTTCACACAGGGGCGAGCCTTTGCTACAGTACGCCTGCCCTTCTGTGGGCATAAGAACATCTGCGCTTTAGCAAT GATTCAGAAGATTCCCAGATTGTTAGTTGCAGCAGCTGATGGCTACTTGTATCTCTACAACTTGGACCCACAAGAAGGAGGAGAATGCACACTCATGAAGCAGCACAG GTTAGACGGCAGTGCAGAACCACCCAATGAGATCTTGGAGCAAGGGTCACATGATCGCCCGCTTGTGGCCCAAACCTACAGTGCGGCTGTTACTAAAG GTTACTGCGAAGAGCAAGGCGCGGTGGGAGGGGCGGGGCTTGAAGAAGACCTCAGCAACTTGCGCCTGGAGGAGGAGAACGAGCAGCCGCCGCTCATCCTGGAAACTGACTGA
- the wipi2 gene encoding WD repeat domain phosphoinositide-interacting protein 2 isoform X1: protein MNLASQSGDAGGSQLLFANFNQDNTSLAVGTKSGYKFFSLSSVDKLEQIYECTDTEDVCIVERLFSSSLVAIVSLKAPRKLKVCHFKKGTEICNYSYSNTILAVKLNRQRLIVCLEESLYIHNIRDMKVLHTIRETPPNPSGLCALSISNDNCYLAYPGSAMIGEVQVFDTVNLRAANMIPAHDSPLAALAFDASGTKLATASEKGTVIRVFSIPEGQKLFEFRRGVKRCVSICSLAFSMEGLYLSASSNTETVHIFKLETQKEKYVPAEEPTTWGGYLGKVLMASTTYLPSQVTEMFTQGRAFATVRLPFCGHKNICALAMIQKIPRLLVAAADGYLYLYNLDPQEGGECTLMKQHRLDGSAEPPNEILEQGSHDRPLVAQTYSAAVTKGYCEEQGAVGGAGLEEDLSNLRLEEENEQPPLILETD from the exons ATGAACTTGGCCAGTCAGAGCGGGGATGCTGGCGGTAGCCAGCTCCTCTTCGCCAATTTCAACCAGGACAATAC GTCCTTAGCTGTTGGCACAAAATCAGGATACAAGTTTTTCTCTCTGTCGTCTGTGGACAAATTGGAGCAGATATACGAATGTA CAGACACGGAGGATGTGTGTATTGTGGAGCGTCTGTTCTCCAGCAGTCTGGTGGCCATCGTCAGCCTGAAGGCTCCGAGGAAGCTCAAAGTATGTCACTTCAAGAAGGGAACCGAAATCTGCAACTACTCTTACTCCAACACGATACTGGCTGTTAAACTCAACAGACAG AGGCTGATAGTTTGTCTGGAGGAGTCACTTTACATTCACAATATTCGAGACATGAAAGTGCTGCATACAATCCGAGAGACTCCACCCAATCCTTCAG GGTTGTGTGCCCTGTCCATTAGCAATGACAACTGCTACCTGGCATATCCTGGCAGTGCCATGATTGGAGAAGTCCAAGTGTTTGATACAGTCAACCTG CGAGCCGCGAACATGATTCCAGCCCACGACAGCCCATTAGCAGCTCTTGCTTTTGATGCCAGTGGAACTAAACTAGCCACAGCTTCAGAGAAG GGCACAGTCATCCGCGTTTTCTCCATCCCAGAAGGACAGAAGCTCTTTGAGTTTCGACGAGGAGTGAAGAG GTGTGTGAGCATTTGCTCCCTGGCCTTCAGCATGGAGGGCTTGTATCTGTCAGCCTCCAGTAACACAGAAACAGTTCACATCTTTAAACTTGAAACACAGAAGGAGAAGTATGT GCCAGCAGAGGAGCCCACCACATGGGGAGGGTATCTGGGCAAAGTGCTGATGGCGTCCACCACATACCTGCCCTCCCAGGTTACAGAGATGTTCACACAGGGGCGAGCCTTTGCTACAGTACGCCTGCCCTTCTGTGGGCATAAGAACATCTGCGCTTTAGCAAT GATTCAGAAGATTCCCAGATTGTTAGTTGCAGCAGCTGATGGCTACTTGTATCTCTACAACTTGGACCCACAAGAAGGAGGAGAATGCACACTCATGAAGCAGCACAG GTTAGACGGCAGTGCAGAACCACCCAATGAGATCTTGGAGCAAGGGTCACATGATCGCCCGCTTGTGGCCCAAACCTACAGTGCGGCTGTTACTAAAG GTTACTGCGAAGAGCAAGGCGCGGTGGGAGGGGCGGGGCTTGAAGAAGACCTCAGCAACTTGCGCCTGGAGGAGGAGAACGAGCAGCCGCCGCTCATCCTGGAAACTGACTGA